AATTTCCTGATCAATATATCATTTCATCAGTGCCAGTTTTATTAGCTAGATTGAGTTATCCGTATACGCACCTGGAAAGGGAATATGTTCTCGCTTCTGCTCTCATCCATCCAGGACTTTGGGTTGAAGCCGGGGCTGGTGCGGGAGTACTTCTGCTGAGGCATGTGGTTGTTGGGGAAAGTCTTCTTCAAAGGTGAGATGGAGTTGAGAGGCGTCAAGCCACCATTCAGGCCTCTGCGGTACTCGCGCCCCTGGGAGCCACCCCAACCACCGTAACCCCCACCTGGGCTCCAGGACGTGGATGAGGGAGAGGGCGAGGGGCTCTGATAGCTACCCCAAGGTGAGGGAGGCTTGCTCAGGTTGTTGGAGAGATGCGGCAGCTGACCGAAGGGGGCGCTGCGGTGGGGGAATGGCGGCGGGTGGGGGCTGGCAGGAGAACGACGATGCTGCTGGTGCTGACTGTGAGGGTGCTGAAAGTGGGGATGAGGCGGGTGATGCTGTGAGATCGGACCGATCTGCGGGGAGAAGTTACCACCGAAGCCCGGGCTGACGTGGTGGGAGAAATTCTGAAACAGCAAAGGGCCGTTGTTGGCCGAAGCGGCGGGGTTGAAGAAGCCCATGTCGTCGTTGATAATGGTGGAAGCGGTGGCAGGGATAGCGGCCGACCAGTTGTTGAAACTGGTCAAGGAGGAGCTGCTGGACTGGGGGGCCGTGCCCAGGCCTGAGGGCTCCTGATAGTCAAAGGGCGTCAGCACGGGTGACTCCAAACGCAGCTTCTCCTTGCCATTGGTCCCCTCGGATGACCCGTTCTCACCTTTGCTCTCTTCCGAGCGAGCCTTTTCGAGCTCAGAGATAATGACGCTCTCCTGGTGGCCAGGCGAGAGCTGCTGCTTGTCCTGGGTCTCTTGTAGCTCCTGTTGCTGGGCTTTGGGTTTCTCTGAGCCCAAAATCTCATCTTGCATGTTGCTGTGAGCAGTGGCTGCCGGGAACAGCCAGGTCGAGCCGCTACTGCTACCATTCCCGGCCGGGGTGCTGTTCATGAAAGCTGCAGGGCTGGGGGTGGCATTCTGGTGGTGGTGCGGCGGTTGCAGGTGTGGGTGAATTCGTACTGGGAAAGCAGACTTGTTGCCAGTGTTGTTTTGCACTAAGACTCCAAACCCGTAATCCCCCATTTATGTTCTCCAGTTTAACCTGGCTCCGACGCTGTTGTTTTTGCTTCCTATGTCCTGAAAtagaacacaaacacacatacacatatagttaaacctaaaaataaacaatgacgcagTAGGACAGAGTAGAAGCTGAAACATAATTCTTGACACACTGGAAATACTGAATACAGAGAGACTATGTGGCACTACGTCAGTGAGTATATCAAAAATACGGActgaaaagaaaaatataaacaacatCTTCAGGAAATGCATTATTTGACATGTCCAGGCTGTCAAGTATTACACAAGATTGTTTCTTGAATATTTCTGAAGTTATAAAGGTCTGTCAGGCTCTAATTATAGATTCGTGACGTCTCTTCAGCTAGCAGCTAGCAGGCTACCGGCTTATTCACCAGGAACTACTAAAAGGCTTCATATCCAGCGAAAGGCCATCTCGACCGTGTTTTTCTGACGCAGAAATAACACGACAAGGTACCTTACACGATAAAACACCGTCGCTGGAATGAATTAGAAACGCTGTGAGAAAAAAAGTCCTCAGAAATTTTCTCCCTTTTCAGCGGACGAACATTTTCTGTGTGTCGCGAGCCGAAAAATGATGACGTATTATGCTCTCGCGCATTAATAATCGCAATACCGCACGAGATAACGCGTATATAATGACATCGTACATTTCATATCGATGATCTTGCGTAAATACGTCTGTCAAAATCGAAAAATAAATCACTTTTCACCTTAGCGGCTGGTCCAGGCGATGACTGAGGACAGACACTCGTTCCGGTTATTATCGTCACGCAATACTAACGCAAAGGCTGCAATAAACTGATGATCTGGTGTTTTAAACTGGGGATCCGACACGAGTGTCtgcttctttctctctttcctcGTCTTGACGTGTCCTGCTTTCTCAATGACACAGCCCTGTCTCGCTTTAGCCAGCTGCTAACCTTTAAATCACTCGTTGAAACGATTCTACGTCATTGACGTCAATATAAAAGCACTAGTTTCGTTACTGATGAACTGCAATGCGCTCATTCGTCGTTTGCATTGTTAAATTTGCGTTTCTGTCTTATTTTTTTCACCAGCGCACTGCTGTTCCCCTTGCTGCGCTGCCGCTGCTGTCCTTCTCTCCACAGCGCAATCTACTGAAGCCAAATGACAAGGAGACCCAGTACACACACACTTCCGGTAAAAGGCCCTCCCCGTCAGGGTAGAGCACGCCCACGGGATGTCCCGTGCTATCTGTTCCACCCACGCTCTCTGTGAACGTGGCGTTTAATTGGCTCATGCTCATGTTGTTCACGCCTTCTTTTTCCTAATTTGGATGCGATTCATAATGATGTTTCTGCCCTTTAAGGTCATATGAGTAAAGAGGTTTCCGCCTTTACTACGTAAATCTCCTCCCTATAAGGTCAACAAGGCTTctaaatattttgtaatttttgtaaaattttatatatgtctgtatgtgttttttgtgtatCTATATATGCTTCAtctgacattttattatttaaggaTACTTGAGctgaccatttttttttaaagaaaatatatgaataataaagaaatattaagTTTTTCTTTCTTACTGGGCTGCTTAGAAAATAAAACTTGTAAATTTAAAAGTCTTAATGTTCACTTTGCTTGAATACTTTACTTAAAATTAGTTGTAAGGCTTATAGACGCTAAGGGAaggatatttatgcaaaatGTTTGACTTGTAAATGCCCCAGTGCCGTTTTCCTGCAATTCCTCTTGTTCCCTGGTGACAGAATTCTGTGCCATGTGTGAATGTGTGTCCTTTCCTGAGACCCTTGAAGGAATTGAAATCAGCAGGGGTGTCTTCTCTCAGTTGTGATGACACCTGCTTGCACCCTTCTTTGCTGTTTTAAGCGACCTGGATCAATCTCATTACCAGTGTTCCTGCAAACCGATGGGTGCGAGAGCAGGAAGGAGAGTGCCTTTGAATACAACAGCTGTGCCCTCAGACAAAGATCTCATTAAGGCCTGCTGCTGCTGTTTTCACTCCATAATGGCGCTCTTCCACTATCATCATTGTTTTATTTGGTCCGGGACTTCTCATAAAACCAAAGGTCTACAATGATAAATTGATACATGCAGAGATAAGCTTTTTGGGGTGAGGTCTTAGATTAAATAGataacaacgttattttgtgtatttggtataatacaatgtgtttgcgtggtttatgtttaaaaaaaaaattccacatACATTTaatagctccagatttcactctcttcctgaaacgcacggatttgaaaatctctgtgtccctgattggccagaatacctctgacatcagccggaaatgtgatgctccttaccatgtttgaaagatttgctcacaatgcaatgctaacaggagtttacttacagactgtgagtccaaagcgggagAATTTATGATAATGTCGCTCTTGTCAATGTCAACAGGCCtataaagtaaactgttgcttataatccgtgtgtttgttgtagtccaagaaaagagatttacgttggagacgataactcgcgtcatcgtttactctggggtatgtaccttttgcatatcgtaaACATGTACTTAaatacaccaaaggaaatgttaaatcgtgaatcggaccattggtgctctttaattgACGCGTTGTTACAATTTTGGAGTGGTGTGCTTTAGGCTTACGTCCTATGTGTAACCATAAATCACCCTTTACATTGAAAAAGGATAAATGAAGCTAGCCTAGCTATGCAAGAAATCAGTTCCCCGGGTCAATGGTTACGTATACAGTTCAGCATcattatacaaaataattttaataatcaGAGTCATATTAGagaaaaacatgtttatatgaTTATATTCATGCTTTTGGCAGTGAATGATATTAAAAGTGACTTTAAATGCATTCAAGATAGACATTTTCACGCATTCACTGAGAATTAAACCCATCATTTTGGCATAGCTagtacccagcaagcaattttgcattttaaagaccTCATATAGCCATCCAAACACAGCACAGAccctaggctaaaacaaggcaaaatttcgGCTGTCAGTGAAAACTTAATACATGTCTAACAATAGcccaaaaaaatcattttagatttggcaaatgcttttatctgaagcaacttacagtgcattacagggcctacatttttatcagtatgtgtttctgcgatttgaacccatgactttttgagctgctaatgcaatgttctaccactgagctatacaggagcataagtaaagtaaaataaatgaaattaaataaataaatgaaaccaaacatcttgtaatcactgttgactttgcttacatgctGTAATATAATACATCATCgcacaagttattttggcaaaacccAATTATtttgtaaccaaattcaagtttattttggcaaGAAATGGGTTACTCGTAGCCAGACCATACACTCTAAAATATTGTGCTAAATCATAATTTAATCATATAATCATAATCatataggggaaccatttttagtgctatatagcaccaataaagcacctatgaagaaccatattgcaccactatagcaccagatatggtcATGGTTCTAGACAGGTgctacataggtgctatatggcacttaaaatggttccccacgagccagtgaaccacttttagtgctatttagtcTTTGTTTTTGGAGTGTATCGGGTCCATGGCCATGTGTTACATCCATTTATATAAATTGTTTTTGCTAACAAGATTTTTAAAATGCAGACTTTGGGTTGTATCTTCTTTTGCTGGCTCAGAAAAGTTCTTTGGCATTAAAATCCCAATATAGATTTATATTCTTTTCTTTCTTAACCACTCATCTACCATGAATTAGGAAAGTTTAATAGTAACCCAAGTGAAATTGGCAATTAACTGTCACTTTATACCTATTCCTTCAAATCTCCCATATCCTCTCCAGCACAGGGTTTACAAAACGAAGTTTCGGGTGTTTGGGTCGATCGCTGTGACCATGCAGAGGGGTCCATTGGAGTCCATTTGATATCTGCACTTCTCTTTTAATGTGAAATGAAGATGCTAGCGTGTTGGTAAATGGATTTAAGGGAGAGACAAAACCTGTCCGACTGGCTTTAATGGAAACACACCTTTTCAGCCGAGCTCACATAACCAGCATGCAAAATTATTCAGGCTGACAAGCACATTTACATATATTAGGACTATTTGAATGTGGTTTGAAAAAGCAGATGTTCACTTGTGTCTCGCTGTAAAGATTCAGCCTCTGCATTTGCGACCCTGGCTGGTTGGTCTCTGGTTTCATTCGCCGCAGCGCCAGCGATGAATAAAACATTGAATCCATTAAAAAATTAACCACCCCTACCTAAGGCATAATTATGGCACAATGTGAATACGTTCCTCAAAAGGGGAGAATGTAGTCGTAATGAAGATGCATTGTGTCATTTTGTATGCCGTTTAAATATTTAGCTAGCATACACATGCCTAAACAAAAGTTGTAAGTAGAACACACAACCGGGATTGCATTTGCAGTTGCAGCTTTATTTAAGCCAACAGGAACAGTCGAGCCAAAATGGCTGCGTTGTAGCTCACATTTGCTTTAGTCACCCATCCCTGGATGTAGTTTTGTAATCCTTTTTATTGACCTCCATTATTTTTGATACCTTTCTAAATAAAGCTTGGCATGCAAATGCTACATGATTTATCAGTCTGGTGTGGCACTCACTGCATTGGGCCAAATCGTGCGCACATTGTTCTCCGTCTATTTGTTCTCGCCGGACTCCCTGAGGGATAAAATCCTAATTAAGCTGAAGAGGCCGAGCAGTCAGTTGCGCACCAATCCCGCTTATGGGAAGGAATGCGGCTAGGCGAGCGCGTCAGAAATGCATTTAAGATTTTATTAGTCCTCTGGGCCCGAGTCGAATAAATTGAATGAACAGCAGGCCGGCATACGTTTGCGTATTTGTACGAGTAAAACCTAGAAAGCATAATTGTCCAGTTGAATTTATGCGATTGTCAC
This sequence is a window from Misgurnus anguillicaudatus chromosome 9, ASM2758022v2, whole genome shotgun sequence. Protein-coding genes within it:
- the cpeb4b gene encoding cytoplasmic polyadenylation element-binding protein 4b isoform X1 yields the protein MGDYGFGVLVQNNTGNKSAFPVRIHPHLQPPHHHQNATPSPAAFMNSTPAGNGSSSGSTWLFPAATAHSNMQDEILGSEKPKAQQQELQETQDKQQLSPGHQESVIISELEKARSEESKGENGSSEGTNGKEKLRLESPVLTPFDYQEPSGLGTAPQSSSSSLTSFNNWSAAIPATASTIINDDMGFFNPAASANNGPLLFQNFSHHVSPGFGGNFSPQIGPISQHHPPHPHFQHPHSQHQQHRRSPASPHPPPFPHRSAPFGQLPHLSNNLSKPPSPWGSYQSPSPSPSSTSWSPGGGYGGWGGSQGREYRRGLNGGLTPLNSISPLKKTFPNNHMPQQKYSRTSPGFNPKSWMDESRSENIFPFQDRPRSFDGFSMHSLENSLIDIMRAEQDTLKGRLGFTHPGGDSPLPINARNYGRRRGHSSLFPMEDGFPDEERSDPSLPGLGSPHCFPHQNGERVERYSRKVFVGGLPPDIDEDEITASFRRFGHLFVDWPHKAESKSYFPPKGYAFLLFQDESSVQALIDACIEEDGKLYLCVSSPTIKDKPVQIRPWNLNDSDFVMDGSQPLDPRKTIFVGGVPRPLRAVELAMIMDRLYGGVCYAGIDTDPELKYPKGAGRVAFSNQQSYIAAISARFVQLQHGEIDKRVEVKPYVLDDQLCDECQGTRCGGKFAPFFCANVTCLQYYCEYCWAAIHSRAGREFHKPLVKEGGDRPRHISFRWN
- the cpeb4b gene encoding cytoplasmic polyadenylation element-binding protein 4b isoform X2 encodes the protein MGDYGFGVLVQNNTGNKSAFPVRIHPHLQPPHHHQNATPSPAAFMNSTPAGNGSSSGSTWLFPAATAHSNMQDEILGSEKPKAQQQELQETQDKQQLSPGHQESVIISELEKARSEESKGENGSSEGTNGKEKLRLESPVLTPFDYQEPSGLGTAPQSSSSSLTSFNNWSAAIPATASTIINDDMGFFNPAASANNGPLLFQNFSHHVSPGFGGNFSPQIGPISQHHPPHPHFQHPHSQHQQHRRSPASPHPPPFPHRSAPFGQLPHLSNNLSKPPSPWGSYQSPSPSPSSTSWSPGGGYGGWGGSQGREYRRGLNGGLTPLNSISPLKKTFPNNHMPQQKYSRTSPGFNPKSWMDESRSENIFPFQDRPRSFDGFSMHSLENSLIDIMRAEQDTLKGRLGFTHPGGDSPLPINGHSSLFPMEDGFPDEERSDPSLPGLGSPHCFPHQNGERVERYSRKVFVGGLPPDIDEDEITASFRRFGHLFVDWPHKAESKSYFPPKGYAFLLFQDESSVQALIDACIEEDGKLYLCVSSPTIKDKPVQIRPWNLNDSDFVMDGSQPLDPRKTIFVGGVPRPLRAVELAMIMDRLYGGVCYAGIDTDPELKYPKGAGRVAFSNQQSYIAAISARFVQLQHGEIDKRVEVKPYVLDDQLCDECQGTRCGGKFAPFFCANVTCLQYYCEYCWAAIHSRAGREFHKPLVKEGGDRPRHISFRWN